A single genomic interval of Halalkalibaculum roseum harbors:
- a CDS encoding penicillin-binding protein activator LpoB, whose amino-acid sequence MKNLLLFSLTILLAVACTPSQKISRVDPGTQTDLSGGWNDTDARLVAEEMISDVVSKPWLDQFNRSEGKPPVLIVGRVRNETMEHIDTEVFTKEMERVFVNTGKVTMVADSREREQIRDERADQQQYASYETTKKMAMELGADFMLIGNINSIVEESVSGKEAAVFYTVNLELVNVETNQKVWIGNKKIKKIIERRNFRG is encoded by the coding sequence ATGAAAAATCTACTGCTGTTTTCACTTACAATTCTTTTGGCTGTAGCCTGTACACCTTCTCAAAAGATAAGCCGCGTCGATCCCGGCACACAAACCGATTTATCGGGAGGGTGGAATGATACGGATGCCCGACTGGTAGCCGAAGAGATGATCTCCGACGTTGTTTCCAAGCCCTGGCTCGATCAGTTCAACCGTTCTGAAGGTAAACCCCCTGTACTTATTGTGGGGAGAGTTCGCAATGAAACCATGGAGCATATCGATACCGAGGTTTTCACCAAAGAGATGGAACGGGTATTTGTTAACACCGGCAAAGTAACGATGGTAGCAGACAGCCGTGAGCGCGAACAAATACGCGATGAGCGCGCCGATCAACAGCAATATGCTTCCTACGAAACCACCAAAAAGATGGCCATGGAGCTGGGCGCTGATTTCATGCTCATTGGCAATATCAACTCCATAGTGGAAGAATCGGTAAGCGGCAAAGAAGCAGCTGTCTTTTATACCGTTAATCTGGAGCTCGTAAATGTCGAAACCAACCAGAAAGTTTGGATCGGTAACAAAAAAATCAAAAAAATCATCGAACGAAGAAATTTCAGAGGCTAG
- a CDS encoding nicotinate phosphoribosyltransferase, which yields MEVASKPIFNTLNRPALYTDFYELTMAQGYFLSGRKDEQACFNYFFRDLPFDGGYVVFAGLGDFLEILENFRFHDDELEYLKEQGFRPEFLEYLKDFELEVSIDSVKEGEIVFPLEPVVQVRGNIIQTQLLETLLLNILNFESLIATKAARLKYAAGERKVLDFGLRRAQGFGGIQASKAAIIGGVEATSNVYSSFVHGIPASGTMAHSWIQSFDDEITAFRKYAEYYPDNCILLVDTYDTLASGVPNAITVAKELEEKGHKLQGIRLDSGDLAYFSRKARNQLDRAGLDYVKIAVSNQLDERLIKSLLGQEAPIDLFGVGTRLVTGHETPALDGVYKLTSVNNEPKLKISENVEKITLPGNKKLIRYYDDRGRFYGDGIMLKEEGTVDTIYHPYYPAKHTKVTDFESEMLLYEVMRNGELTDGVPTPGDSAKYAKQRLEKLNAEHKRFDNPHIYKIGISKKLMDLRDELAQSLKKNN from the coding sequence ATGGAAGTAGCCAGTAAGCCGATATTTAACACCCTAAACCGACCGGCTCTTTACACCGATTTTTATGAACTGACCATGGCCCAGGGTTATTTCCTTTCCGGTCGCAAAGATGAACAGGCCTGCTTCAATTACTTTTTCCGGGACCTACCCTTCGATGGCGGTTATGTAGTATTTGCCGGCCTGGGAGATTTCCTCGAAATCCTTGAGAATTTCCGATTCCATGACGATGAGTTGGAATATCTGAAAGAGCAAGGCTTTCGTCCTGAATTTCTGGAATACCTTAAGGATTTTGAATTAGAAGTTAGTATTGATTCGGTTAAAGAAGGGGAAATTGTGTTTCCCCTGGAACCGGTGGTACAGGTCAGGGGGAATATCATTCAGACCCAGCTATTGGAGACCTTACTGCTCAACATCCTCAACTTTGAATCCCTGATCGCAACCAAGGCAGCCCGTCTGAAATATGCTGCGGGAGAACGGAAAGTACTTGACTTTGGCCTGCGCCGTGCTCAGGGTTTTGGAGGCATTCAGGCCAGCAAGGCAGCCATAATTGGCGGGGTTGAAGCTACATCCAATGTTTACTCCTCATTTGTTCACGGCATCCCGGCCAGCGGGACCATGGCTCATTCCTGGATTCAGTCTTTTGATGATGAGATCACCGCTTTTCGAAAATATGCTGAGTATTATCCAGACAACTGTATACTGCTCGTGGACACCTATGACACCCTTGCAAGTGGGGTTCCAAACGCCATAACAGTTGCTAAAGAGTTGGAAGAGAAAGGCCATAAATTACAAGGTATCCGGCTTGACAGCGGTGACCTGGCTTATTTTTCCAGAAAGGCAAGAAATCAGCTTGACCGCGCCGGTCTGGATTATGTTAAAATTGCCGTATCCAACCAGTTGGATGAACGCCTGATAAAAAGCCTCCTTGGCCAGGAAGCTCCTATAGACCTGTTTGGCGTTGGGACACGATTGGTTACCGGACACGAAACTCCTGCCCTTGATGGAGTCTACAAACTCACTTCGGTCAATAATGAGCCCAAGCTCAAGATTTCCGAAAATGTTGAAAAGATAACCCTACCGGGCAACAAAAAGCTGATACGCTACTACGATGACCGGGGTCGGTTCTATGGTGACGGCATTATGCTTAAAGAAGAAGGCACCGTAGATACAATTTATCATCCCTATTACCCTGCGAAACATACTAAAGTCACGGATTTCGAATCTGAAATGCTTCTTTATGAAGTAATGAGAAACGGAGAACTCACAGATGGGGTACCAACTCCCGGAGATAGTGCAAAATATGCCAAACAACGACTTGAGAAATTAAACGCTGAACACAAACGTTTTGACAATCCTCACATTTACAAGATCGGCATAAGTAAAAAGCTGATGGATCTGCGCGATGAACTGGCACAATCACTAAAGAAAAATAACTGA
- the pncA gene encoding bifunctional nicotinamidase/pyrazinamidase, which yields MDALIIIDVQNDFCPGGALEVPNGDQVVPVINQLNRHFERVIQTQDWHPEGHSSFASSHQGKEPYETIEVSYGEQVLWPDHCVQNEKGSDFHPDLETKPTQLIIRKGFRKDIDSYSAFYENDNKTSTGLAGYLRERGIDHIYACGLATDFCVKWSVIDGLNEGFQVTVIEDAVKGIDMDGSVAAAWDEMKQAGAQRTTSDHILNGS from the coding sequence ATGGATGCACTTATAATCATTGACGTTCAGAATGATTTTTGTCCCGGCGGAGCCCTGGAAGTCCCAAATGGCGACCAAGTAGTTCCGGTGATAAATCAACTAAACCGGCATTTTGAACGGGTAATTCAAACGCAGGACTGGCATCCGGAAGGACATTCTTCTTTTGCTTCTTCTCATCAGGGTAAAGAACCCTACGAAACCATTGAAGTCTCTTACGGCGAGCAGGTGCTCTGGCCCGATCACTGCGTGCAGAATGAAAAAGGATCAGATTTTCACCCCGATTTGGAAACCAAGCCTACCCAACTGATCATTCGTAAGGGTTTTCGTAAAGATATTGATTCCTATTCTGCCTTCTACGAAAATGATAATAAAACCTCGACCGGACTCGCCGGTTATCTCCGGGAAAGAGGGATTGACCATATCTATGCTTGCGGACTTGCTACAGACTTCTGCGTAAAATGGTCGGTCATAGATGGGCTCAATGAAGGTTTTCAAGTTACGGTGATTGAAGATGCCGTAAAAGGTATTGATATGGATGGATCGGTTGCCGCAGCCTGGGATGAAATGAAACAGGCCGGTGCTCAAAGAACAACCTCCGATCACATTTTGAACGGTTCTTAA
- a CDS encoding NAD(P)/FAD-dependent oxidoreductase: MNSSFDYCILGAGLAGLSLADSLQEHDLEVCVIEKDDIGSGASGTPGGLVNPATGRRATKSWKAEACYEAIAENLEMVSHYSKTPFYRNNGVLRPALTKKMAGKMRERFRETTWSEGWCHWLPEVEIKEKHPGITCIEGGLWLPVGITVDVGRYLQAYGSYLQEKGVHIITGFEPKPNNSSTGWEIRHNGHHVDAENLVYATGYGTLSVEYWKNIDFHPIKGQVATFQSNSDPLGFDHSLSSLGYIANLGGAEDNTFIQGSTYEHDFEDTAPSTYGKDYLRKRLRRILPGLEEHSEIIDQWSGVRLSTPNRKPVLGRHPEIQNLHLFAGLGSKGLLYGKFLAEHYVDHLLNGTDLFDEISIHRMLEKN, from the coding sequence ATGAACAGCAGCTTTGACTATTGTATTCTTGGAGCTGGACTGGCTGGTTTATCACTGGCTGATTCCCTGCAGGAACATGATTTGGAGGTATGTGTCATTGAAAAAGATGATATCGGTTCCGGGGCATCCGGAACACCCGGTGGACTGGTAAATCCCGCAACCGGCAGACGTGCTACCAAGAGCTGGAAGGCCGAAGCTTGCTACGAGGCAATCGCTGAGAACCTTGAAATGGTTTCTCACTACTCCAAGACTCCCTTTTATCGTAATAACGGGGTGCTTAGGCCGGCATTAACAAAGAAAATGGCTGGTAAAATGCGAGAACGCTTCCGGGAGACCACCTGGAGTGAGGGGTGGTGCCATTGGCTCCCCGAAGTTGAGATTAAAGAAAAACATCCCGGAATAACCTGCATTGAAGGCGGGCTATGGTTACCTGTAGGCATTACGGTTGATGTGGGTCGCTACTTACAGGCTTACGGATCCTACCTGCAAGAAAAGGGAGTTCATATTATTACCGGTTTCGAGCCGAAACCCAATAATTCCTCGACTGGGTGGGAAATACGTCACAATGGACATCATGTTGATGCTGAAAACCTGGTGTATGCCACCGGCTACGGTACGCTTTCTGTAGAGTATTGGAAAAACATCGATTTCCATCCTATCAAAGGTCAGGTTGCCACCTTTCAATCAAATTCTGACCCACTAGGTTTTGATCACTCCCTTTCCAGCTTAGGATATATCGCGAATTTGGGAGGAGCAGAGGATAATACTTTCATTCAGGGAAGCACTTATGAGCATGATTTTGAAGACACTGCTCCCAGCACCTATGGCAAAGATTACCTGAGAAAACGGCTCCGTCGTATCCTGCCGGGGCTCGAGGAACATTCAGAAATTATCGATCAGTGGTCCGGGGTTCGCCTCTCTACTCCTAACCGCAAACCGGTGTTGGGACGGCATCCTGAAATACAGAATCTGCATTTATTTGCAGGATTAGGCTCAAAAGGACTACTCTATGGAAAATTTTTGGCCGAACACTATGTAGATCACCTGCTAAACGGAACCGACCTTTTCGATGAGATTAGCATTCATCGTATGCTTGAAAAGAATTAA
- a CDS encoding bile acid:sodium symporter family protein, producing the protein MNESIDALRLNLGDGGLLIMNVSLAVIMFGVALELTIEDFRNVVRNPRSTIVGLFSQFLLLPLITFLIVWFLEPNASMALGMFMVAACPGGNISNFFSVLSKGNAALSVSLTAIATLLAIVMTPFNFTLWASLYGPTNEILREVSLNLFEVFKIIVLILGIPLLMGMALRHYREKLALRISPWIKGFGVVFFAGFVLVAFGMNYENFITYVHLVLLLVFIHNAFALAGAYGVASMANLSFEDRKSIAIETGIQNSGLGLLLIFNFFEGLGGMALVAAWWGIWHIIVGLTLGWYWSIGKSALQGVLGKT; encoded by the coding sequence ATGAATGAATCTATAGATGCTTTGCGACTAAACCTGGGAGATGGTGGATTGCTCATTATGAACGTCTCTCTTGCGGTTATCATGTTCGGCGTCGCACTTGAATTGACTATTGAAGATTTTCGCAATGTAGTACGGAACCCGCGTTCGACGATAGTAGGGTTATTTTCACAGTTTCTTCTACTGCCGCTAATTACATTTCTTATTGTCTGGTTTCTCGAACCTAATGCAAGTATGGCACTCGGAATGTTCATGGTAGCTGCTTGTCCCGGCGGGAATATTTCCAATTTCTTTTCGGTATTGTCTAAAGGAAATGCTGCACTATCTGTAAGCCTTACCGCAATTGCCACTTTACTGGCCATCGTCATGACTCCGTTTAACTTCACTCTGTGGGCCAGCCTGTATGGTCCGACAAATGAGATACTGCGGGAAGTAAGTCTGAATCTTTTTGAAGTATTCAAAATCATCGTCCTGATTCTCGGTATTCCCTTACTAATGGGAATGGCCCTGAGACATTACCGGGAAAAGCTGGCACTCAGGATTTCACCATGGATTAAAGGCTTTGGTGTGGTATTCTTTGCAGGATTTGTATTGGTGGCTTTTGGCATGAATTATGAAAACTTCATAACCTATGTGCACTTGGTACTTTTGCTGGTTTTTATTCACAACGCATTCGCCCTTGCGGGAGCATACGGGGTAGCCAGCATGGCTAATCTATCCTTTGAAGACCGTAAATCCATTGCAATCGAAACAGGTATTCAAAATTCGGGACTCGGCTTGCTGCTGATCTTCAACTTCTTTGAAGGTCTTGGGGGTATGGCACTGGTTGCAGCCTGGTGGGGTATCTGGCATATCATCGTAGGGCTGACACTCGGATGGTACTGGTCCATCGGCAAATCAGCCCTGCAAGGTGTTTTGGGAAAAACGTAG
- a CDS encoding glycoside hydrolase family 97 protein has product MRNKYIPLLFLLSILIAACSEPHTVSSPDSTIEVSVTLNEGTPYYTVTRNGDPVFNESKMGFELQDAPAIGNNMSWLGSSVEMVDDIWVQPWGEEREIRNRYNELRVSLEEESEAGRQMDIVFRVYDYGFGFRYEWPEQENLQDFVITDEWSEFALAEDGSSWWIPAFGRDRYEYLYENTNVSEIDTVHTPFTVKTNSGLYLSFHEAALVDYASMTLARTGTTTLEADLMPWSDGTKVKTSAPRTTPWRTVQMAEEPGDLLTDYLILNLNEPNKLDDVSWIDPGKYVGIWWEMHLGISTWGSGPNHGATTQNAKRYIDFAAEHGFDGVLVEGWNRGWDGNWLEGGEDFSFTEPYPDFDIEEVADYAREKGTRLIGHHETAGTIYNYEAQMEDAFDLYERLGVRSIKTGYVDFGRDIERITAEGDTVDEWHHGQFMVNHYRRVAETAAEHKIMINAHEPIKDTGLRRTYPNFVTREGARGQEYNSPQGGGNGPEHTTILPFTRMLSGPMDFTPGTFDLSDESEPANKVQTTLAKQLALYVVIYSPLQMASDLPQNYEAHPEAFQFIKDVSADWDRTEVLHAQIGDFITVARKDRYSEEWFLGSITDEEARTLNAELSFLEGGITYTAEIYADGSEADWDSNPMDIAISTKEVSSDSSLSLVLAPGGGQAVRFVPQE; this is encoded by the coding sequence ATGAGGAATAAATATATACCCCTTCTTTTTCTTCTTTCAATCCTAATCGCAGCTTGTTCGGAACCACATACGGTTTCTTCACCGGATTCAACTATAGAGGTCTCCGTTACATTGAACGAGGGGACACCCTACTACACGGTTACCCGAAATGGCGATCCTGTTTTCAATGAGTCAAAAATGGGCTTTGAACTGCAGGATGCCCCTGCAATTGGCAATAATATGTCATGGTTGGGAAGCAGCGTTGAGATGGTTGATGATATCTGGGTGCAGCCCTGGGGAGAAGAGCGAGAGATACGTAACCGGTACAATGAACTTCGGGTATCACTAGAGGAAGAGTCGGAGGCCGGAAGGCAGATGGATATCGTTTTCCGGGTCTATGACTATGGATTTGGCTTTCGCTACGAATGGCCCGAGCAAGAGAATTTACAGGATTTCGTGATTACGGATGAATGGAGTGAATTTGCTTTAGCGGAAGATGGAAGTTCCTGGTGGATACCTGCCTTTGGTCGTGATCGCTATGAGTATCTCTATGAAAACACCAATGTCAGTGAAATTGATACGGTTCACACACCTTTTACCGTAAAGACCAATAGCGGACTCTACCTCAGTTTTCACGAAGCAGCCCTGGTTGATTATGCTTCCATGACACTTGCAAGAACAGGCACCACAACGCTGGAAGCAGATCTGATGCCATGGTCGGACGGGACCAAAGTCAAAACTTCTGCACCCAGAACAACTCCATGGCGAACAGTGCAAATGGCAGAAGAGCCTGGTGATCTGTTGACAGACTATCTGATTCTAAACCTGAATGAACCCAATAAATTGGATGATGTCTCCTGGATTGATCCCGGTAAGTATGTCGGGATCTGGTGGGAAATGCATTTGGGTATTTCTACCTGGGGCTCCGGACCTAATCACGGGGCGACTACTCAAAATGCCAAGCGATATATAGATTTTGCTGCTGAACACGGTTTTGACGGGGTCCTTGTTGAAGGTTGGAACAGGGGATGGGACGGCAACTGGCTGGAAGGCGGGGAAGACTTTTCTTTTACCGAGCCATACCCCGATTTCGACATTGAGGAAGTTGCCGACTATGCTCGTGAAAAGGGTACTCGGCTAATCGGACACCATGAAACAGCCGGCACGATCTATAACTACGAAGCACAAATGGAAGATGCTTTTGATCTCTATGAGAGACTGGGTGTGCGGTCTATTAAAACCGGGTATGTGGATTTTGGTAGGGATATTGAGCGAATCACAGCAGAGGGTGATACGGTGGATGAATGGCATCACGGCCAGTTTATGGTCAATCACTACAGGCGCGTTGCAGAGACTGCTGCAGAACACAAGATTATGATCAATGCCCACGAACCGATCAAAGATACGGGACTTCGTCGGACCTATCCCAATTTTGTAACAAGGGAAGGTGCAAGAGGGCAGGAGTACAATTCACCGCAAGGTGGAGGAAATGGTCCGGAGCATACCACCATATTACCATTTACACGTATGCTATCAGGTCCGATGGACTTTACCCCCGGCACCTTTGATCTTTCGGATGAGAGTGAACCTGCCAATAAGGTGCAAACCACATTGGCAAAACAGCTGGCACTTTATGTGGTTATTTATAGTCCGCTACAAATGGCATCAGATCTTCCCCAAAATTATGAAGCACATCCAGAGGCATTTCAGTTTATCAAAGATGTATCAGCGGACTGGGATAGGACAGAGGTTTTACATGCTCAAATCGGAGATTTTATAACAGTGGCCAGAAAAGACCGGTATAGTGAAGAATGGTTCCTTGGATCCATCACCGATGAGGAGGCTAGAACACTGAATGCAGAACTTTCCTTTCTCGAGGGTGGAATAACCTATACGGCTGAAATCTATGCAGATGGCAGCGAAGCGGATTGGGATAGTAATCCAATGGATATTGCAATAAGCACCAAAGAGGTGTCTAGTGACAGTTCACTGAGTCTTGTACTGGCACCCGGAGGCGGTCAGGCGGTACGCTTTGTTCCCCAGGAATGA
- a CDS encoding energy transducer TonB, with amino-acid sequence MIQKLKNIISSQVSYKNRILGSIVVAQLIVISVFTFWPVPDQVRTYQDIVFTDSEAIIDEVQITTQKSSPPPPPRPQVPVPVPNDQVIEEEILTLEDIDISEYSDSMSVVGLGKVGDSDRIASNPQLPPSIIRIVEPTLPEEAKEAGIKAEILVSFLVDKKGQVEEATISQIRLYDKDSDDYRVVDRVGYGLTNATLEAALQWRFRPAKDQGEVVKSYTKHWFNYGF; translated from the coding sequence TTGATACAAAAGTTAAAAAACATCATTAGTTCACAAGTATCCTATAAGAACAGGATACTTGGCAGCATTGTTGTAGCCCAGCTTATTGTGATTTCTGTTTTCACCTTTTGGCCTGTACCCGACCAAGTGAGGACTTACCAGGATATTGTATTTACCGATAGCGAAGCTATCATAGATGAAGTACAGATCACCACTCAGAAAAGCAGTCCGCCACCGCCTCCGAGACCTCAGGTGCCGGTACCCGTGCCCAATGACCAGGTCATTGAAGAGGAGATACTTACCCTTGAGGACATTGACATCTCCGAATATTCAGATTCCATGTCGGTGGTAGGTCTGGGTAAAGTAGGCGATTCCGACCGAATTGCCAGCAATCCGCAGCTTCCGCCCAGTATTATCCGTATTGTAGAGCCAACCCTGCCGGAAGAAGCCAAAGAAGCCGGTATTAAGGCAGAAATTCTGGTCAGCTTTCTGGTTGATAAAAAGGGACAGGTAGAAGAAGCCACTATTTCACAGATCAGACTTTATGATAAAGACTCTGATGATTACAGAGTGGTGGATCGTGTTGGATATGGACTAACCAACGCTACACTTGAAGCAGCACTGCAGTGGAGATTCCGTCCTGCCAAAGACCAGGGTGAAGTAGTCAAATCGTACACCAAACACTGGTTCAATTACGGCTTTTAA
- a CDS encoding lysophospholipid acyltransferase family protein — MIISLLYLFTFPFDRFNQIPNKTLKGLARAMLFINPGWKFAISGADPDKVNRPTIVIGNHQSFLDLPLLYLLPWNMKWVAKKSLFKIPLLGWIIFMTGQIAIERYSLKSVKKLDKLVQPIQKGIPGMIFPEGTRTENGNLKSFKNGAFLMAKRYNLNLLPIVHNGGFEAMPTGSWRIAPIQTFNIRVLNPIDPRDFETVEDLKQNAHVLIEKELEDLRQIKS, encoded by the coding sequence GTGATTATCAGCCTGCTCTACCTGTTCACATTCCCGTTTGACCGTTTTAATCAGATTCCCAACAAAACACTTAAAGGTCTGGCCCGGGCAATGCTATTTATTAATCCCGGGTGGAAATTTGCTATCAGCGGTGCTGATCCTGATAAAGTAAACAGACCTACCATAGTCATAGGCAATCACCAGAGTTTTCTTGATCTTCCCTTGCTCTACCTGCTTCCTTGGAATATGAAGTGGGTGGCAAAGAAAAGTCTGTTTAAAATTCCCTTATTGGGTTGGATCATTTTTATGACCGGTCAGATAGCTATTGAGCGTTACAGTCTAAAATCAGTAAAAAAACTGGATAAACTGGTGCAGCCAATTCAGAAGGGTATTCCGGGTATGATTTTTCCCGAAGGCACTCGGACTGAGAATGGAAACCTTAAATCGTTTAAAAACGGGGCATTTTTAATGGCAAAGCGGTATAATTTAAACCTATTGCCCATCGTTCATAACGGGGGCTTTGAGGCCATGCCGACCGGCTCCTGGAGGATAGCACCAATTCAAACATTTAATATAAGGGTACTGAACCCAATTGATCCCCGGGACTTTGAAACAGTTGAGGATCTCAAACAGAATGCTCATGTACTTATTGAAAAAGAACTTGAAGACCTCCGGCAGATAAAATCATAA
- the murQ gene encoding N-acetylmuramic acid 6-phosphate etherase, translating to MEDKQHESNNLFEQLKKLDTEQRNPNTRSIDLADPKDIARLINEEDKLVAEQVGKRNDQIAKAISITAEALQEGGRLIYAGAGTSGRLGVLDAAECPPTFGTDPDKIIGLIAGGKEAMFVAQEGAEDFEENGRKAMDEISLSSKDIVCGLAASGRTPYVHGALREAKERGSKTFFVTTVPAEQITISVDVLIDVPVGPEVIMGSTRMKSATAQKMVLNMITTGAMIRQGKIYENVMVDLMLTNEKLKERAKRIIMMFADVSYNESEKLLEEAGGHVKTALLMALGELSKQEAKALLDQHDGFIRKAFLSLQG from the coding sequence TTGGAAGATAAACAACACGAGTCCAATAACTTATTTGAGCAGCTGAAAAAGCTGGATACCGAGCAACGTAATCCCAATACGCGATCTATCGATCTGGCCGACCCTAAAGATATAGCCCGGTTGATAAATGAAGAAGATAAGCTGGTTGCTGAACAGGTTGGAAAAAGAAACGATCAAATTGCAAAAGCTATCAGTATCACTGCTGAAGCGTTGCAGGAGGGAGGACGCCTAATCTATGCGGGGGCCGGAACCAGCGGTAGGCTTGGTGTGCTGGATGCCGCAGAATGTCCGCCTACCTTCGGTACCGATCCTGATAAGATTATCGGACTAATTGCAGGGGGGAAAGAAGCAATGTTTGTAGCCCAGGAGGGAGCAGAAGATTTCGAGGAAAATGGCAGAAAAGCTATGGATGAGATTAGTCTCTCTAGCAAAGACATTGTATGTGGTCTTGCCGCCAGCGGTCGTACTCCTTACGTGCATGGAGCTCTAAGAGAGGCCAAAGAGCGCGGCAGTAAAACTTTTTTTGTGACTACGGTACCTGCTGAACAGATCACGATATCAGTAGATGTGCTTATTGATGTCCCGGTGGGACCGGAAGTCATCATGGGGAGTACACGTATGAAAAGCGCCACAGCTCAAAAGATGGTACTTAATATGATTACTACCGGTGCCATGATAAGGCAGGGTAAGATATATGAAAATGTCATGGTGGATCTAATGCTTACCAATGAAAAACTGAAAGAACGTGCCAAAAGAATTATCATGATGTTTGCAGATGTTTCTTATAATGAATCCGAAAAATTACTTGAGGAAGCCGGTGGACACGTAAAAACAGCGTTATTGATGGCTTTGGGAGAATTAAGCAAGCAAGAAGCGAAAGCGTTACTTGACCAACATGATGGTTTCATCAGAAAAGCATTTTTAAGCTTACAAGGTTAA
- a CDS encoding DUF4260 domain-containing protein, whose protein sequence is MDKLIKLEEAGMFVLGLFLFATLDYSWWVFPVLLLAPDISMAGYLFGNRTGAFVYNIVHHKGIAILIYCIGFLSVIPVLMLAGIILFSHSSMDRILGYGLKYEDSFQHTHLGQIGINVNK, encoded by the coding sequence ATGGACAAGCTGATTAAACTGGAAGAAGCAGGTATGTTTGTCCTAGGTTTGTTCCTGTTTGCAACACTGGATTATTCCTGGTGGGTATTTCCTGTTCTACTGTTAGCACCCGACATATCAATGGCCGGATATCTTTTTGGAAATCGGACGGGGGCATTTGTTTATAATATCGTTCATCATAAAGGAATAGCCATCTTAATATATTGTATAGGTTTTTTATCGGTTATACCTGTTTTGATGCTTGCGGGCATTATCTTATTCTCTCATTCGTCAATGGACCGGATTCTGGGATACGGCCTTAAGTATGAAGATTCCTTTCAACATACGCACCTAGGTCAAATCGGTATAAACGTTAATAAATAA